One Syntrophorhabdaceae bacterium DNA window includes the following coding sequences:
- a CDS encoding CHAT domain-containing protein gives MKNRMFFLYVCLSVLLFPLILHPQQTANVAELLSKGAAAYKSQEYQQALAYLTEAYKNLESGDNVSLKAMVQLNIGITYYSMKRVPEALPYLQSAYTSFEARNSKTNTAVAADVLGASYLQLGQTEKGLSYFDVEVSLLRELKMNTELAKLLLVAGKIRISRSDDVRAYLNYDEALKIYKEHNLVELTPLFVGAGHLLEQVGLSHCSRNHFGEGLEAYEEAIRIHRQTKRPINIARSLISTGTILGSQYIGQYHRALSHLQEALTICRELEDKRAVAECYSRLGGVYNSIGQHNKALDNHQTAYEINSSLNAQREMLVNLRDIGFTYYKMGQHDKALRYFHQVSEAGGKALANMYTGMVYISLGENEKAITLLNDALECRPQDPMVLMNLGLAHTLQKEYSRAEEMLLAVEEMRRKATGHMWQGVPYLIELYIETARYDDALACLAKMQPQPYTDDPYRILFHTQYGSALRGKNLLKAASTEFLKAVNVSEEIRGGLKEKEGFFAAGFAGSHIRAFKSLVAVLCEGALKGDTMEPDFLPYGTTLASAAFYFAESTKARSLLEDMAASSAQHDSIGLSDDLKLREARLLNQLSSIQNEWEGVYKKRNQKDYLDLVKRKKMINEELNALISEIRAKYPRYAALHYPKPVPPEAIPLKQDETLLEYVIDDDATYLFKVKRGGLESIYKIEMGKEEIERMVNKYVRLLQDPNSTRGELLSCGKRLYGALLEKPLGDISRGNSIIIVPDGVLGLLPFEALAIEPSTDGKSIAYVGDRHRIIYFQSASILALNRMLRPSAARKILFALGDPIYSVDDRRYVAFKKGLPSIEPSESTKNEKASFRELAKHKDWGKTTEDDKAGKELEYPRLPETATEVNRIAGFYGVPLRPPDILLNLNANETGFCNVPLRDYRYLHFATHADLAGKVQGINEPFLLLGQVENKPGHNGFLTLTKVLSLDLDADLVVLSACFTGRGNAMEGEGVMNFSRAFQHAGARSVISSLWAVASLETVEFMTTFYSKLKEGTGKAEALAFARNKIKTEHPHPYFWAPFVLYGEQ, from the coding sequence TTGAAAAACCGGATGTTTTTTCTTTACGTCTGTCTTTCAGTCTTGTTATTCCCACTCATCCTGCATCCTCAACAAACTGCCAACGTTGCCGAACTTCTCAGTAAAGGAGCCGCTGCTTACAAGAGTCAAGAGTACCAGCAGGCCCTCGCCTATTTGACGGAAGCTTACAAGAATCTTGAGAGTGGTGACAATGTGAGCTTGAAGGCAATGGTGCAGCTGAATATCGGAATCACGTATTATTCCATGAAGAGGGTTCCTGAGGCTCTTCCTTACCTGCAAAGCGCATATACGAGCTTCGAGGCAAGAAATAGCAAGACCAATACGGCAGTGGCCGCAGACGTGCTCGGTGCTAGCTACCTTCAGCTGGGCCAGACCGAGAAGGGTCTGTCCTATTTTGATGTGGAGGTCTCGCTGTTAAGAGAATTGAAAATGAATACCGAACTGGCGAAACTGTTGCTCGTTGCTGGCAAGATTCGAATTAGCAGGAGTGACGACGTACGAGCTTATTTGAATTACGATGAAGCGCTGAAAATCTACAAAGAGCACAACCTTGTCGAGCTGACTCCCCTGTTTGTCGGCGCTGGTCACTTGCTCGAGCAAGTGGGCCTGAGCCACTGCTCACGAAACCATTTCGGGGAAGGGTTGGAGGCCTATGAAGAAGCAATAAGGATTCATCGACAAACCAAAAGGCCCATAAACATAGCACGGAGCCTCATAAGTACAGGGACCATATTAGGGTCACAGTATATTGGTCAGTACCACAGAGCACTCTCTCACCTGCAGGAGGCTCTGACAATTTGCAGAGAGCTGGAGGACAAAAGAGCGGTCGCGGAATGTTACAGCCGCTTGGGCGGAGTCTACAACAGCATAGGCCAACACAACAAGGCCCTCGACAATCATCAAACAGCATACGAGATTAACAGTTCTCTCAATGCGCAAAGAGAGATGTTGGTCAACCTTCGGGACATTGGATTTACATATTACAAGATGGGGCAGCACGACAAAGCGTTGCGCTATTTTCACCAGGTCTCGGAAGCTGGAGGAAAAGCCTTGGCGAACATGTACACTGGCATGGTCTATATCTCCCTTGGAGAAAACGAAAAAGCTATCACGCTCCTGAACGATGCTCTTGAATGCCGACCACAAGATCCCATGGTTCTAATGAACTTGGGCCTTGCACATACACTGCAGAAGGAATACAGCAGAGCAGAAGAGATGCTTCTCGCAGTCGAGGAAATGCGGCGAAAAGCTACGGGACATATGTGGCAGGGGGTGCCATATTTAATTGAGCTGTATATAGAGACGGCCAGATACGATGATGCCCTCGCTTGTTTGGCAAAAATGCAGCCTCAACCCTACACGGACGATCCGTACCGCATATTGTTCCACACTCAGTATGGCTCCGCCTTAAGAGGAAAGAACTTGCTGAAGGCCGCCTCGACCGAATTCCTCAAAGCTGTGAACGTGTCCGAGGAAATAAGAGGAGGATTGAAAGAAAAGGAGGGCTTTTTTGCCGCTGGGTTTGCTGGAAGTCATATCCGTGCCTTCAAATCTTTGGTTGCCGTCCTGTGCGAAGGAGCTCTGAAGGGTGACACCATGGAACCGGACTTCTTGCCATACGGAACAACCCTGGCGTCTGCCGCTTTTTACTTTGCCGAATCGACTAAGGCAAGGAGTCTTCTGGAGGATATGGCCGCGTCATCCGCGCAACATGACTCAATCGGTCTTTCCGACGATCTAAAGTTGCGGGAAGCAAGGCTTCTGAATCAGCTTTCCAGCATACAGAACGAATGGGAAGGAGTCTACAAGAAGCGAAACCAGAAAGATTACCTTGATCTCGTTAAGAGGAAGAAGATGATCAACGAGGAGCTCAATGCCTTGATTAGCGAGATCAGAGCGAAGTATCCCAGATACGCCGCCCTGCACTATCCGAAACCTGTCCCTCCGGAAGCAATACCACTAAAACAAGACGAGACTCTTCTGGAATACGTCATTGATGACGATGCAACATACCTTTTCAAAGTGAAAAGAGGCGGCCTCGAAAGCATCTACAAAATCGAGATGGGGAAGGAAGAGATTGAGAGAATGGTGAACAAGTACGTCCGTCTCCTACAAGACCCCAACTCCACGCGGGGCGAGTTACTATCGTGTGGGAAACGACTTTATGGGGCCTTACTGGAAAAACCGCTTGGAGACATCTCTCGAGGCAACAGTATCATTATTGTTCCGGATGGCGTTTTGGGATTGTTGCCGTTCGAGGCTCTGGCAATCGAACCGTCCACCGATGGGAAGAGCATCGCTTATGTCGGGGACCGTCACAGGATTATCTACTTTCAATCGGCATCAATACTTGCACTGAACCGCATGTTGCGTCCGAGTGCAGCCCGCAAGATCCTATTTGCATTGGGTGACCCAATCTATAGCGTTGACGACAGAAGATATGTGGCTTTCAAGAAAGGACTGCCTTCTATTGAGCCCTCTGAAAGCACAAAGAACGAGAAAGCTTCATTCCGGGAGCTGGCAAAACACAAAGACTGGGGGAAAACAACCGAAGATGACAAGGCCGGAAAGGAACTGGAGTATCCCCGGCTTCCCGAGACGGCAACAGAGGTCAATAGGATTGCCGGCTTCTACGGGGTGCCCTTACGGCCCCCGGACATCTTGCTGAATCTAAATGCAAATGAGACCGGATTCTGCAACGTTCCATTAAGAGATTACCGTTATCTTCACTTTGCGACCCATGCAGACCTAGCAGGTAAAGTACAGGGTATCAACGAACCCTTCTTGCTTCTTGGTCAGGTAGAAAACAAGCCTGGGCACAATGGCTTTCTCACACTGACAAAGGTCTTAAGCTTGGATCTCGATGCCGACCTTGTAGTACTCTCTGCGTGTTTTACCGGGAGAGGCAACGCTATGGAAGGGGAAGGCGTAATGAACTTTTCGCGAGCTTTTCAGCATGCCGGCGCAAGGAGCGTAATATCGTCTCTCTGGGCCGTGGCTTCCCTGGAGACCGTTGAGTTCATGACCACATTCTATTCAAAATTGAAAGAAGGGACGGGGAAGGCAGAAGCTCTGGCCTTTGCGAGAAACAAAATCAAGACGGAACATCCGCATCCGTACTTCTGGGCCCCGTTTGTATTGTACGGGGAACAGTAA
- a CDS encoding lysozyme inhibitor LprI family protein — MNKAGGIIGVIAGVFGVVAAVFTLIAGGIGSAFDAAEAETVVGLGWGGMLFSFLAIVFGTLAIVRWRWAGMALIICSILGMVLGGTMVAICMALSLIGGILAAIGTRKEMSGEDPKASRRKRLVWAGAGIAVCLVLAGIAIMPGKDGAAPKTDPLEDLVAMQPSGLKAEGELSEMFALGSKHTDLQREKKSKEIIGKIVQWRLPVYEVSKSGGGYRVQTQTRIGTGMFGTNLVGTFVHITPRSDEDRRIIEALKTDDMISFKGQIADTSLRTLTIRPAILFGNPQQAETRAPAATSPPLADGPNAVPVKLSTDLPTLRENYSAADQEINAVYADTMSRLSTTAKAQLKAEQIAWIKRKKNECETERDEVKRLHCLTVMTWERIDELKQHAGDGD; from the coding sequence ATGAACAAGGCTGGCGGAATAATCGGAGTCATCGCGGGGGTGTTCGGGGTTGTCGCCGCAGTATTCACGTTGATTGCCGGCGGCATCGGTTCCGCGTTTGATGCGGCGGAGGCTGAGACGGTCGTCGGTCTCGGGTGGGGAGGGATGCTGTTCTCATTCCTTGCCATCGTCTTCGGTACCCTCGCAATTGTCCGCTGGAGGTGGGCGGGAATGGCCCTCATCATCTGCTCCATCCTGGGGATGGTTCTCGGGGGAACAATGGTGGCGATATGCATGGCGCTTTCATTGATCGGGGGGATACTGGCTGCCATCGGGACACGAAAAGAGATGTCAGGTGAAGACCCAAAGGCGAGCCGCAGGAAGAGGCTGGTCTGGGCAGGGGCAGGCATCGCCGTTTGCCTCGTTCTTGCCGGTATCGCGATTATGCCCGGAAAGGATGGGGCAGCGCCGAAAACCGATCCGCTGGAGGACCTTGTCGCCATGCAGCCCAGCGGTCTCAAGGCGGAAGGGGAGCTTTCCGAGATGTTTGCATTAGGGAGCAAGCATACCGATCTGCAGCGCGAGAAGAAGTCGAAGGAGATCATCGGCAAAATCGTTCAGTGGCGGCTCCCTGTCTACGAAGTGTCGAAATCCGGCGGCGGCTACAGGGTACAGACACAAACCCGTATCGGCACCGGAATGTTCGGGACGAATCTTGTGGGCACCTTTGTCCATATCACGCCGCGAAGCGACGAGGACCGCAGAATTATAGAAGCACTGAAGACGGACGACATGATCTCCTTCAAGGGGCAAATCGCGGACACGTCCCTGCGCACACTGACCATCAGGCCGGCGATCCTGTTTGGAAATCCACAGCAAGCCGAGACCAGAGCCCCTGCAGCCACGTCGCCTCCGCTGGCAGACGGCCCGAATGCCGTACCTGTCAAGCTCTCGACCGACCTGCCGACCCTTCGGGAGAATTATTCAGCGGCGGACCAGGAGATCAACGCGGTCTATGCCGACACGATGTCCAGACTCAGCACCACCGCGAAAGCACAATTAAAGGCGGAACAGATTGCCTGGATAAAGAGGAAGAAAAATGAATGCGAAACGGAAAGAGACGAAGTCAAGCGGCTGCATTGCCTGACAGTGATGACATGGGAAAGGATAGACGAGTTGAAGCAGCACGCCGGTGACGGGGATTGA
- a CDS encoding DUF1232 domain-containing protein, producing the protein MVEVKDAAQVEIIDQHLEKSLLVPVILFILAMLYDISPVDMIPDIPVIGHIDDALVTLTATLNLLQKSLGDFSGFLASLLGLAKWLVISTGIIAVSLIGLFIWSISKLM; encoded by the coding sequence ATGGTGGAAGTCAAAGATGCGGCGCAGGTCGAAATCATCGACCAGCATTTGGAGAAGTCCCTGCTTGTCCCGGTCATTCTGTTCATCTTGGCGATGCTCTACGATATCTCACCCGTTGACATGATCCCGGACATTCCGGTGATCGGCCACATTGACGATGCGCTGGTCACCTTGACCGCAACACTCAATCTGCTGCAGAAGAGCCTCGGGGATTTCAGCGGTTTCCTGGCATCCCTGCTGGGCCTCGCCAAATGGTTGGTCATCTCCACGGGGATTATCGCGGTCTCATTGATCGGGCTATTTATCTGGAGCATTTCGAAACTCATGTAA